The window CCTCGTTCACAATGTGATGCAGATACAGGGCGCTGCGACCGAAAGTGCGGTCAAGATAGGACTGATGACTGGCGTACCACTTCTGTTCAGAATCGATACGGGGGTTCGTCTGGTTAACGAGATCCAGTGCGAAACCAGCGCGGATGCGGTTCCAGATATTGGCGGGCGTTGTGTCCACGCCGCCTTCAATGTCTCCATCCTCGCCTCGGGCGCCACGTGCGGCCCAGGTCAACTGTTCCTCGGGTGAGAGGTCATTGAGGTCGAGATATTCGTAATCCGATTGCAGAGAGGGATTCCAAGGGTCCTGTTTGCCCCCCGCCGGCCCTTCGCCGTTTTTACGGGTAGCGGCGTCCGCTTGTTGTGCGGCGCTTTCGTCAGCCAGGGGCTCTCCGCCTTCCTTTGATAGTCCTTTTAATTGCGTACAGGAGACGCAGACTAGTAATGACAACGTGATCGCGAGGCGCGAGATCCAAACCATAACTTCACAACTTTACTTTTGAGCCTGAAAAATGCCAGGGTCGGATTTTAGGTACACATTTTATAGACAGCAAGTTAAAAAATTTTAGAACCGATCCTTCCAGGCGCGAATCGCCGCGAAAGTGTCGGTTGCGGTGGCGCAGGGAGAACCGGATACTTCCTGCGCCATCCGGCGCACTGCGGGGTGTTCCGCCATTAAAAACGGATTGTAGGCGACCTCTTCACCCAGCACGGCAGGCAATGTTGGAACGCCTCGGGCCCGCAAAGACTCACATTGAAGTTTTCTTTTGTTTACCTCGTCCGATTCCGGCATTACGGCCTGAGCGAAACGGAGGTTAGATAACGTATATTCATGAGCGCAATATATATAGGTATTCGCTGGCAGACGTTTCAGTTTGTCCAGTGACTGACGCATCATCGCCGGGTCGCCTTCGAACAAACGTCCGCAACCGGCGGAAAACAGGGTGTCGCCGCAAAACAGACGCGGCGCGCCGGCGATCTCGCCAAAGTAAGCGATATGGTCCAGGGTATGCCCAGGCGTCTCCAGCACCTCGAGAGAAAAGTCGCCTAACTCCACGCGGTCGCCTTCCTGTAACGGTATGGTGATGGCCTTGATGGCGGAGCGCATAAAGCCGTAAACCGGAACAGAGTGATTCGCCAGTAGCTCGTTCACGCCGCCAATGTGGTCGTGATGATGATGCGTAATCAGAATGCCTCTCAACGTGAGGCCGTTCTCCGCCAAGTGGCGCAGTACGGGCTGCGCGTCGCCGGGGTCCACCACCCAGGCGTCGCCATGATCGTTTTGAATTGACCAGATGTAGTTATCGTTGAAGGCGGGAATAGGAAGTATTTCGGTCATTCTGAGTTACTGACTGCTATGCGTTGATGAAATATTAGAAAACTTGCCGTCGGGCGCTTATCATATTTTGAACTGCCCTTATCATTAACCTGACAGATTGAAGACCATGTTAATAGCATAGCTGCTCGCTGTCTGTTGTTAAGTGGTTTTCAAACGAAAGTAAGTTTTCACAGAGAACTGACCAAGGGGGATGCGTGCGAGGACTGAAAGTTAAAAGCGACATGGAAGCGGAGCGTCTACAGAAGGAATTTGAAACCTGGTTTCAGTCGCCTCTGGGGCAGACTATGCTGGCTAGTCAGCGCCAGACGGTGGAACACAGCATTGGGCGTTTCTTCGGCTATCATCAACTGGAGCTGCTGGTCAGCCATGAGTTGCCGGTAGGCCAGTCCAGTCTGCTTGGCCACCGTATTATCTCCGTTCCCCGTTGGGAGAAAGAGCTGCCAGAGGGTTCTCTGGTGTGTCACTCCCATGAGTTGCCGCTGGAAAGCGACAGCATTGATCTGGTCATTCTGCACCATACGCTGGATGTGGCCGCGCGGCCGCATCAGTCCTTACGCGAGGCGGCGCGTGTGCTGCGCTCAGGCGGTCATATGGTGATCGTCGGGTTTAACCCGCTTAGCGCCTGGGGATTGCGTCGGGCGATCTTCAGAAGTCCGAAGGCGCCCTGGTCCGGACGCTTCCTGACCTCCTCGCGTCTGGAGGATTGGTTGAGCCTGCTGGACTTCCGCCTTAAAGACGTACACTACCGTTTCTATGCCCCACCGGTCACCAACCTGCAATGGTTGAGTCGCCTTGCGTTTCTTGATAAGTTCGGCGCACGTTTCCGGCTGCCCCTGGGAGCTTACTACACCATCGTCGCTCAAAAGCGAGTGGGATGCGTGATTCCGCTGCGACCCCAATGGCGTCGCTCGCGTGTCGCGGGGGCGGCTGTGGTCCACCAATTTACGCCCTATAGGCCGTACAAAAAGAATGAAGACAGTTGAAATTTATACCGACGGCGCCTGCAAGAAGAACCCCGGGCCCGGCGGTTGGGGAGCAATCCTCATATACGGAAAGAATAAAAAGGAGATATTCGGGGGGGAGCTCGACACCACTAATAATCGCATGGAGCTGATGGCGGCGATCAAGGCGCTGCGCGCGTTGAAGCAAGGCTGCAAAGTCGAGCTCTATACGGATTCCCAATATGTGCGCAAAGGCATCACCGAATGGATGCAGAACTGGATCAAGAAAGGCTGGCGCACCAGCGGCGGCGATCCGGTAAAGAACGTTGATCTGTGGCAGGCGTTGGATAAAGAACGCAACAAGCACGATATCAGTTGGCGCTGGGTTAAAGGCCACAGCGGCCATCCATTAAACGAGCGCGCGGACGAGCTGGCCAATCTTGGCGTTAAAGAAGCGTTAGGCGAGACAGGCTGAGAATCTTTATATGCGTCAAATAGTACTGGATACCGAAACCACCGGCCTGGAAACCTCCCAAGGCCACCGGATCATTGAAATTGGTTGCGTTGAAGTGGTCGATCGCTCTCTGACCGGCAATCACTATCACGTTTACATCAATCCCGAGCGGGAAGTGGACGCCGGAGCCTTTGAGGTTCACGGCATTTCCAATGAGTTCCTGGCGGATAAGCCCAAATTCAAACAAGTCGCCCAGGACTTCCTGGACTTCATTAACGGCGCGGAACTGGTCATCCATAACGCGGCGTTTGACGTGGGCTTCATCGACTACGAATTCTCCATGCTGGGAGCGCCTTTCGGCAAAGTCAGCGATTATTGTTCCGTCGTCGATACCTTGATGATGGCTCGCAAGAAGCATCCAGGTCAGAAGAACAATCTGGACGCGCTCTGTAAACGCTACGGTATCGATAACAGCCACCGTGACCTCCACGGCGCTTTGCTCGACTCGGAGATCCTGGCGGATGTCTATCTCGCCATGACCGGCGGGCAGACCAGTCTTTCCCTGCATTCCGAAGATGGCGGGGCGGAAGAGGAGGCCTCCGAAGTGCGCAGAATCAATATGCAAAGACCTTCGTTGCGAGTGATTCGCGCCTCTGAAGCCGAATTGGCGGAGCACGCCCGACAGCTGGACGCGGTGGAGAAAGCCGCTGGCTTCAGCCTGTGGCGCAAGAAGCCGGAAGAAGGCGTGAACTGAGCGGGGCTGCTTTAGTCAGACAATCGGTCCTCGCTTAAAACTAAAAAAGCCGCCTGTTTGAGGCGGCTTTTTTGTTCCTGACTTTTCTTATTAATATGGCAATGATATTGGCATGTTAATAACTAGGCGCATGGATGCGCCTGCGCGGCGGCTAGCCGCGGGAGACAGGGCCTGACCTGTGCAGGCCCTGTCGTTGCAGTCAAATAGAAGGAAGCTATTTGACTGCCTGATTAATAAGTACGACTGGCGTAGCTTTAGATAGTAATGACTATCATCACGTAACCGAGCCCGCCCATGACGATGGTGTAGGGCAGCGCCATCCATACCATCTTGCCGTAGGACAATCTGATTAAAGGGGCGATGGCGGAGGTCAGCAGGAATAGGAACGCAGCCTGACCATTTGGCGTCGCGACGCTTGGGAGGTTGGTGCCGGTATTGATCGCCACCGCTAATGCTTCGTAGTGCGCCCGGTCAATCAATCCGTCTTTGAAGGCGTTACGCACTTCATCTATGTAAACCGTCGCAACGAAGACGTTGTCGCTGATCATCGATAGCACGCCGTTGGCGATAAAGAACATGCCGGGCTGAATGCTCTTCTCCAGGCCCAGTACATAGTTAATGATGCCGGTGAATAAATGCTGTTCGTGGATGACCCCGACCACGGCGAAGAACACGACCAGCAGGGAAGTGAAGGGCAGCGCCTCTTCAAAGGCCTTGCCGATCTGATGTTCCTCAATCACGCCGCAAAACGCCGTCGCCAGGATAATGACCGTCAGGCCGATCAGGCCTACCTCCGCCAAATGGAACGCAAGCGCCACCACCAGAATAACGGCGACAGCCGCCTGGGCGATCAGTTTGGATTCATGCAGCAGCGTCATTTTCTTCTTTTCGGCTTCGTTGAAATCTTCCAGGATTTTGCGCACGGAAGCAGGAATATCATCGCCGTAACCGAACCAGTGGGTCTTCTCCAGGATGAAACATGTCACCAGACCGGCCACCAGCACAGGCATGGAGATGGGCGCCATGCGTACGAAGAACTCGATAAAGTCCCAGCCCATCCGTTGCGCGATCAGCAGGTTCTGAGGCTCGCCCACCTGCGTGCATACGCCGCCTAACGCGGTGCCTACCGCGGCATGCATCAACAGGCTGCGCAGAAAGCCGCGGAACTGTTCGAGGTCGGAGCGGTGATCGTGATGGACCGACTCATCGTCGCCATGATCGTGGTCGTGATGGAAGTGTTTGCCTGACGCGACTTTATGGTAGACCGAGTAAAAGCCGACGGCGACGCTGATGATGACGGCCGTCACTGTCAGCGCGTCCAGGAATGCGGAGAGCACCGCAGCCACCAGACTGAAAAGTAGCGAAAGCACGGCTTTGGAGCGAATGCTGAGCAGTATTTTAGTGAACACGTAGAGCAGCAGCTCTTTCATGAAGTAAATGCCCGCCACCATAAATACCAGTAGCAGGATAACTTCCAGGTTGCCGGAGACTTCTTCATACACCGTATGCGGCGACACCATGCCAATGAGCACTGCTTCGATCGCGAGCAAGCCGCCAGGTTGCAGCGGATAACATTTCAGCGCCATCGCCAGGGTGAAGATGAACTCCAGAATCAGCACCCAGCCTGCGATGTAGGGGCTGAGCATGAAAATGAAAGGATTAATCAGTAGAAAGAGGCAAATGGCCTTCTTGTACCAGCTCGGGGCGTTTCCCAGAAAATTACTGTAAAACGCCTGCGGCAAAGTGGTCACCATACTTGGCTCCTGTTAACGAATGCGGCCGCCGAAACGACCAGTTAAAAAATTGTAAGGATCGACCATTCTAATGAAAAACGGCAATAAATCCATGCATTTAAGCTCGCACTGCCGCCTCAGCGAGAGCATTCGGTTGTGACTCCAATAATAGCCAACTATTCTTGAATACGCCTTTTATCGTTTCTCTCATTAGGCCTAATGCCTGTGGGGCTTTCGCGATTCCGAAAGCAGATAACAAATGAAACAGTTAGTTTCTTGTTTAACTTGAATTTTGTGTTATAAGTTAGTAATAACTCGGCGATTTTCCACTTTTTGACAATAAACTCCCCAGTTGTTGATGAACTGAGGGTTAAGGACATCGTATATGGTTGACGCGACGCTAGCCGCGAAAAAGTCTAGTTCCTTCGATCTGGTCGAGAGGGAAATCAATAATACGATTGAGCAAGCGGAGCTTAGTCTCGAACGTTTTCAGGAAAACCGCGAAAGCGGCGAAGATCTACAGAATTGCATTGATTACCTGAATCAACTGCGCGGTATTTTTGTACTGATTGAACTACAGGGCGGCACCGTTCTGTGTCAGGAATCCGTGGCGATCGCCAATGAAGTTCCCGTTGGCGCGGCGGAGGATAAAAACGGATTGCTGTCGTCGTTGAGTCAGGCTTTATTTGTACTGCGCCGTTATACCGAATACTACCAGCGTCGTCGTGAAGACCATCCCGAATTGCTGTTGGAGATCATCAATCTCCTGCGTCTGTCCCGTCGCGCCAAGCCGCTGCCGGACAGTTATTTCTTTGATGTAGAGTTCCAGCGCTCACCGCCCAAGCCCGTGCGCGACGCCAGCGTCACCACGGATGTGTTCGAGCACCGCAGCCGTCGTCTGCGTCACATGTATCAGGTGGGCTTGCTGAACTTGTTGCGCAGCAAGGAAACCGATATTGGCTATCGCCTGATGAGTCGCGCCGCAGACGGCATGAGCAAAATATGTGCAGGCTCCTCAATCTCTGAATTATGGTCGCTGACGGCATATACCGTGGAGCTGATGCATACTCAGTCCATGGAGCTGACGCCGACCCGGCAGCGCCTGCTGATGAAAATCGAAAAGTACGCGCGGGAAATCGTCAAGCTGGGCAAAGTGGCCACAGCCAAGGCCATTTCTGAGACTGTGGCGAAGGATTTGTTGTATCTGATCGCCATCAGCGGCGATAAAAGCGAGAAGACCCGGGAATTGTTGGCCGGTTACAGTCTCGCACCGGCGGATTTTGATCAGGCCAAGATCATTGCGCATCGCAGTCTGTTGATGGGGCCGGGCAGCGATGTCCTGGCGTCGCTGTCAAAAGCGCTGCACGAAGAAATCAGCCAAATCAAAGACAAGTTGGATATTATCGAGCGCGGTATCGATGGCCAGGAAGACGGCTTGTCGCAGATCGCCGAAGGCCTGGGCAAACTGGCGGATACGCTGACCATGCTGGACCTCATCAATCTCAGTGCGGTGGCCAGAGGGGTGCACCAGACTATTTCATCATGGGCGATGGATAAAAAGCATCCCAGCAATACCGACCTGATGCAGGTTGCGGACTCCGTGTTGAGCATTGAGCAAGCGATTCTGCAACTGGAAGAAGATGGCCTCACCATCGAAACTGATAAAGTGGTCGGCGCTGACGCGGAAGAGATGATCAGTCCTTATCTGATGGAAGCGCATATTGTGGTGATAGGCGAGTCCCAGGCCGGTCTTTCTCTCGCCAAACGAGCAATTACTGCGTATCTGGAGTCCGGCGGCGACAAGCTGCATTTGGCCAACGTGCTGCCTACGCTGGAAGGCGTACTTGGAGCGCTGGTGATGATAGAGCAGTCCCGTGCGGCTAAGGCGTTGCACTCCACGGCGCGCTGCATTGAAGAAAAGCTCATCAAGAACGAAAACAAGCCAGGCGACCATGTTATGGAAACGCTCGCCGATGCGCTGACGTCTCTTGAATACTACGTGGACAGCGTTGGTCGCTCCGGCGCCGGCAATCCTGATTTGCTGAAGCTCGCAGAAGAAAGCGTCCACTCTCTGGGTTACTAACCCCCGATCTACTCACTTCTTTGAGCCTGATGGCAAGTCAGGCTCAGTTCAATATCGCCAACTGGTTAACAGGACTTGTCGCTTTGTCGGGTCAGGCATGTTAGTTGGCGCGTCCAGCTCCCTCTTGAACTCCTTTATCACTGTTATTCCTGAGAAAATATGAAAACCTGCGGGGACTGTCCTAGAATTCAAAGGGCGATTGACGCAGGATGCTTACCTTATTTTCGAACGACAGGAGCGAGTGATCTAACAGTGTCAGGTGAAGAAAAGCGGTTTCACAGCTGCCGCCGAGGGCGGTCAGGGGAGGGGTATGTTGTATTCCGGCATTAGTGTCGCATTGGTGGCGATTGCGATACTGACCGTTTTTATTTGCTTGCGCCTTCTGTTCAGGAAGTCCTGGTTTTTGGTTTGGCTGAAAGGCACGATGACATTCGTCGCGCTTTTATTCGCGATATTTCTCTGTTTTCTGGCATTGGATATGTACCGTTACAAGGCCTATCAAAAGGAGACCACGATCGCCACGCTCAGTATGCAGAAGCTGGGGGAACAGTTGTACCGCGTCAAGGTCGCGGCCCCTCCGGATGGCGAGTACAGCTTTGATGTGTCGGGAGATCTTTGGCAGCTGGACGCAAGACTGGTTTCCTGGTCCGGGCCATTTAGTGCGCTGGGTATGCAGCCGGGGTACCGTCTGGAGCGCATCAGCGGACGTTATTATTCGCTGGAACAGGAAAACGATGGCGCACGCACCGTGTTCGCCATCGCTCCTTCCGATATCGGGTTTGATTTCTGGGCCTGGCTCAACAGCCACGAAGGGGTGCCCTGGGTGGACGCCAAGTACGGTAGCGCCACTTATTTACCCATGCGCGACGCCGCTATCTTTACGGTCTCAATAGGAAATGACGGTTTGATCGCCCGGCCAGTCAATACGCCGGCGGTGGAAGCGGTGGAGATGTGGCAGTAACCGTCGCACTCCAATGCATGGTATGAAGCGGAAATGTCTCAGCTATGCAGACACGAAATGCAGATCTAAAAAGCAGACATAAAAAAGGCGCCGTAGAGGCGCCTTTAGAAAATCTTAGTGCTTAGCCGATGTTGAACAGTTGGCCCAGCTTCATCGCCAGCATCATGTCGCCTTCGGCGCGCAGATCACCCGCCATGAACGCTTGCATGCCGTCAGTTTCGCCACTGACGATGCCTTTCAGCGTATCGGAATTCATAATCAGAGTAACGGAAGGATCGTCGTGGTCGCCTTGAATCAGCTCGCAGCCGCCGTTTTTAACTACCAGGTGATAGTTGTCGGCGTCTTCAATAGAGAACTGAAAAACAAGATCAAGGTCGGAAGCGGCGTCGGCGTTAAAGTTGTCTTTCAGTTGTTGAAAAATTTGTGCTACAGGCATGGTGCTTTCCTTTATAAGAGTAATACACAATTATATTGTGGAGACTTTGGCGCATATGTTTTAGCTTAGAATTCAAGGAGTAGCAACTCCCTGAAGGCAAAACGTAAAGTCTTTCGTAAACAGCAGATATACACCGCTAATGCCTGAATGTAGGGGCTTTGCAGGTGTCTGTCAATAAAAAATCGAACGCTTGTTTGAATTGGCGGCGCAATTCATTTTTCGCCGTGGGTTGCAATTTACATAGACGCCCTTAATTTAACCGGATTGTATCTATCAATAGAGATTGATAGCTACCATATGCTTTGAATAAACATCCATTTTAGGAGTACGACTTTTGGACTTTCTAACCGATTACGGCGCTTTCCTGGCCAAAACTGTGACCCTCGCGGCGGCGATATTGTTTGTCGTGGGGACGATCATTGCTTTAAGCCAGCGCGGCAAAAAACATGCGGACGGTGAGATCGAGGTCGTACATCTCAATGAGCGCTTGAAGAGAATGCGTGAGGCGCTGGAGCACAGTGTTTTCAGCAAGGAGTGGTTGAAAAACGCCGCTAAAGAAAAGAAGAAGAGCAACAAGAAAAGCAAGAAGGACGCTCACAAGGATATGCTGCAAGAGCAGGATAAGAGCAGGGTATACGTATTGGATTTTGACGGCGATATCAAAGCCTCTGAAGTGTCCACGCTGCGTGAAGCGATTACCGCTGTACTCAGTCTGGCGAAACCGGAAGACGAGGTTGTCGTGCGTCTGGAAAGCCCAGGAGGAATGGTGCATGGCTACGGTCTGGCGGCGTCGCAATTGGAGCGTATTCGCCAGCGCGGCGTCAATCTGACGGTTTGTGTAGATAAGGTCGCCGCGAGCGGCGGTTATTTGATGGCTTGTCTGGCCAATAAAATTATTGCGGCGCCTTTCTCTATTATTGGCTCCATCGGTGTGGTGGCGCAGCTGCCGAACTTTAACCGCTTGTTGAAAAAGCATGATATTGATTATGAGGTGCTGACAGCTGGGGAGTATAAGCGTACGCTGACCGTATTCGGTGAGAACACTGAAAAGGGACGGGAAAAGTTCATGCAGGACCTTGAGGAAACGCATGTCCTGTTCAAAGAATTCGTCGCTACGCACCGGCCGCAGGTGGATATCGACGAGGTGGCGAAAGGCGAAGTATGGTACGGCGCGCGCGCCAAGGATATCAACCTGGTGGACGCTATCCAGACCAGTGATGATTATCTGGCGGAGCGTTGTAACGAATGCGAGGTGTACCAGGTGCGATATATCGAGAAAAAGTCCCTGGCGGAAAAGGTGGGATTATCGATGGCGGCGTCACTGGAAAGCCTCGGCCTCAAGCTCGCCAAGTCATTTAACTTCAAAAGCTAAAGACGCGAGCAAGGCGGGAAAATGCCGGCGTGGGAACCGGGTTGTAGCGGGCGTCGCCTGTTAGGTTCATTCGGCAATGGAAAGAGATAACTGAGTGACGGAGTCTGCTCTATGAGCGATAGTAAATTTCGGGCGCTACGCGTGCTGGAAAAAGGGGGATATTTTCACACTGAGATTCAAGAGCAATCTCTGGATGATTTGCCCGATAACGATGTATTGGTGAAAGTGAAGTACTCGTCCTTGAATTTCAAGGATGCGCTGTCCGCACACGGCCACAAAGGCGTAACCCGTCAGTTCCCGCATACCCCGGGTATCGATGCGGCG is drawn from Hahella sp. KA22 and contains these coding sequences:
- the gloB gene encoding hydroxyacylglutathione hydrolase, producing the protein MTEILPIPAFNDNYIWSIQNDHGDAWVVDPGDAQPVLRHLAENGLTLRGILITHHHHDHIGGVNELLANHSVPVYGFMRSAIKAITIPLQEGDRVELGDFSLEVLETPGHTLDHIAYFGEIAGAPRLFCGDTLFSAGCGRLFEGDPAMMRQSLDKLKRLPANTYIYCAHEYTLSNLRFAQAVMPESDEVNKRKLQCESLRARGVPTLPAVLGEEVAYNPFLMAEHPAVRRMAQEVSGSPCATATDTFAAIRAWKDRF
- a CDS encoding class I SAM-dependent methyltransferase — translated: MRGLKVKSDMEAERLQKEFETWFQSPLGQTMLASQRQTVEHSIGRFFGYHQLELLVSHELPVGQSSLLGHRIISVPRWEKELPEGSLVCHSHELPLESDSIDLVILHHTLDVAARPHQSLREAARVLRSGGHMVIVGFNPLSAWGLRRAIFRSPKAPWSGRFLTSSRLEDWLSLLDFRLKDVHYRFYAPPVTNLQWLSRLAFLDKFGARFRLPLGAYYTIVAQKRVGCVIPLRPQWRRSRVAGAAVVHQFTPYRPYKKNEDS
- the rnhA gene encoding ribonuclease HI; amino-acid sequence: MKTVEIYTDGACKKNPGPGGWGAILIYGKNKKEIFGGELDTTNNRMELMAAIKALRALKQGCKVELYTDSQYVRKGITEWMQNWIKKGWRTSGGDPVKNVDLWQALDKERNKHDISWRWVKGHSGHPLNERADELANLGVKEALGETG
- the dnaQ gene encoding DNA polymerase III subunit epsilon, encoding MRQIVLDTETTGLETSQGHRIIEIGCVEVVDRSLTGNHYHVYINPEREVDAGAFEVHGISNEFLADKPKFKQVAQDFLDFINGAELVIHNAAFDVGFIDYEFSMLGAPFGKVSDYCSVVDTLMMARKKHPGQKNNLDALCKRYGIDNSHRDLHGALLDSEILADVYLAMTGGQTSLSLHSEDGGAEEEASEVRRINMQRPSLRVIRASEAELAEHARQLDAVEKAAGFSLWRKKPEEGVN
- the nhaB gene encoding sodium/proton antiporter NhaB, coding for MVTTLPQAFYSNFLGNAPSWYKKAICLFLLINPFIFMLSPYIAGWVLILEFIFTLAMALKCYPLQPGGLLAIEAVLIGMVSPHTVYEEVSGNLEVILLLVFMVAGIYFMKELLLYVFTKILLSIRSKAVLSLLFSLVAAVLSAFLDALTVTAVIISVAVGFYSVYHKVASGKHFHHDHDHGDDESVHHDHRSDLEQFRGFLRSLLMHAAVGTALGGVCTQVGEPQNLLIAQRMGWDFIEFFVRMAPISMPVLVAGLVTCFILEKTHWFGYGDDIPASVRKILEDFNEAEKKKMTLLHESKLIAQAAVAVILVVALAFHLAEVGLIGLTVIILATAFCGVIEEHQIGKAFEEALPFTSLLVVFFAVVGVIHEQHLFTGIINYVLGLEKSIQPGMFFIANGVLSMISDNVFVATVYIDEVRNAFKDGLIDRAHYEALAVAINTGTNLPSVATPNGQAAFLFLLTSAIAPLIRLSYGKMVWMALPYTIVMGGLGYVMIVITI
- a CDS encoding chemotaxis protein, with protein sequence MVDATLAAKKSSSFDLVEREINNTIEQAELSLERFQENRESGEDLQNCIDYLNQLRGIFVLIELQGGTVLCQESVAIANEVPVGAAEDKNGLLSSLSQALFVLRRYTEYYQRRREDHPELLLEIINLLRLSRRAKPLPDSYFFDVEFQRSPPKPVRDASVTTDVFEHRSRRLRHMYQVGLLNLLRSKETDIGYRLMSRAADGMSKICAGSSISELWSLTAYTVELMHTQSMELTPTRQRLLMKIEKYAREIVKLGKVATAKAISETVAKDLLYLIAISGDKSEKTRELLAGYSLAPADFDQAKIIAHRSLLMGPGSDVLASLSKALHEEISQIKDKLDIIERGIDGQEDGLSQIAEGLGKLADTLTMLDLINLSAVARGVHQTISSWAMDKKHPSNTDLMQVADSVLSIEQAILQLEEDGLTIETDKVVGADAEEMISPYLMEAHIVVIGESQAGLSLAKRAITAYLESGGDKLHLANVLPTLEGVLGALVMIEQSRAAKALHSTARCIEEKLIKNENKPGDHVMETLADALTSLEYYVDSVGRSGAGNPDLLKLAEESVHSLGY
- a CDS encoding multidrug transporter — protein: MLYSGISVALVAIAILTVFICLRLLFRKSWFLVWLKGTMTFVALLFAIFLCFLALDMYRYKAYQKETTIATLSMQKLGEQLYRVKVAAPPDGEYSFDVSGDLWQLDARLVSWSGPFSALGMQPGYRLERISGRYYSLEQENDGARTVFAIAPSDIGFDFWAWLNSHEGVPWVDAKYGSATYLPMRDAAIFTVSIGNDGLIARPVNTPAVEAVEMWQ
- a CDS encoding SCP2 sterol-binding domain-containing protein is translated as MPVAQIFQQLKDNFNADAASDLDLVFQFSIEDADNYHLVVKNGGCELIQGDHDDPSVTLIMNSDTLKGIVSGETDGMQAFMAGDLRAEGDMMLAMKLGQLFNIG
- the sohB gene encoding protease SohB — translated: MDFLTDYGAFLAKTVTLAAAILFVVGTIIALSQRGKKHADGEIEVVHLNERLKRMREALEHSVFSKEWLKNAAKEKKKSNKKSKKDAHKDMLQEQDKSRVYVLDFDGDIKASEVSTLREAITAVLSLAKPEDEVVVRLESPGGMVHGYGLAASQLERIRQRGVNLTVCVDKVAASGGYLMACLANKIIAAPFSIIGSIGVVAQLPNFNRLLKKHDIDYEVLTAGEYKRTLTVFGENTEKGREKFMQDLEETHVLFKEFVATHRPQVDIDEVAKGEVWYGARAKDINLVDAIQTSDDYLAERCNECEVYQVRYIEKKSLAEKVGLSMAASLESLGLKLAKSFNFKS